CAGTCGATACCAACGTCCAGACAGTCATCATAGTAGATGAATAATTACTGGATAAAGCCGGTGAGCTTTCAAGCCTACTCCGAAAATATTCCGATGcggaaagaaagcaattCCAAGGCCACAAGTTAGCCATTCCACAAAGGAGAAATGTAACATATTTAAGAGCCCTTAGTGTGACCGCTTTATGTATTATCGGAATGCAAAGTAAAATGGAGGAATCCGGATCCATGCTTGGATGTGCATCCACATCTGCAATATCTTCATACTGTGATTCAAGGGCAGTCTGATCCTCATCAGAATTAATGCCTTTGGAAGCCATGCTTGAGTATGATTGGACCATCTGGTGGCTTGGACCTTGCACTAAATGGTAATAGCCATAAAGATAATTGTTATCAGGAAGTATGAATTTTTCCGAAGGATGAGGTATGTGAAAATACGCGAACCGCGAAAAGgtaagtgaagaaaaataaaattacGTACCATTCGCagagcaaagaaaaaaaaaggattgTACGGAATACTCAGTGTACCTGttctttatatataaacCTATGAATAAAATGGTCAAATGCTAACTAAATCAATTAAATAGAACAACATTCAATAAATGGCGATGCCGCAAGAACATAAATAAGCGTTTGCGGTAATTAACGGATAAACAGAATGAGCATCCTTATGATTCCACAACCTCAAGACTGAACAGAAGGGTAAAGTAAAAGggatatcatcattaaaTCAAGTAGTATTAAccacaaaagaaaaagaatgcaatATCAATCAAGAAAATCCACACAGCGGTATAGTTTTGGATTTTCAGAAGAGTCGTCTCCCTCATAAAGAATATTCCATCTTCCTGAATACTTGGAATTCTTGAATTTGGCAGCATAGAGCTGTTTAACCATCGGTGAGTTCAGCAAATAGTCCTCAAAATCAGTATCTATTGAAAAATCATTAATTTTAAGTAACGCAATTCCAGGCTGCACCAACGACAATGACTCCAACATTTTCACATTATCAACATCATTGAACCGATCCTGATGGTTGATAATAATCCATTCGAAGCGATGCTTTGCAGAAAGCTCCGTAAGGAAGTTCGCAGAAGCTTGATGTGAATAATATGTTTTGATCTGCTTTATTCCGCTGCATGCAATTACTGAATTGATGACATTTGCGTCTGAACGCgatatttttgttaaatCATACGATGCATATATTGTGAAATCTGATTTGCATTCAAGGAATTTCATGGCAAGATATAGCAAGGAATATCCGTAATCTTCCTCAACACcataaagaagaatacaTGCTGGCTTTTCCGTTCTAAAAAGTTGCGCCACATTGTCGTATTGGGAAATCCTTTCCTTTAAAAGAGGTTCTGATGGTAGCATTTCATCAATTAATTTTAATATAGCTTGTCGCTGTTTCTTTACAGTCAACGTATTGTCTAAGGCCTTCACACGAGAAAGTAGTTTCTCATATTTGGAATCCTTTTTGTCtgtgttatttttttttgttggtAATGACAAGAAATCCAGTACATTTTCTGATGATATTGCTGACATTGTGTGAATAGATACGAGTAGGAGTAGCACTAtcaaataagaagaaaagaaataagtCAACGATAACCTGAAGAAAGCTAAGAAGATTTGCGTATTAAGCAGAACTTAAACTATGTCATCTTTTTGTTAGTATGACTTACATATAGATCAGCAAATTGACAAACTCATCGGTTTATAAATGCACAAGACAATTTCGCATTTTTCACTGAATTCCATTaactattttcttttttccattattCAAATGGCCACTTCcccgcaaaaaaaaagcgacaGCGAATCATCCTTTGTGTTATGAATAAAGTCACACGAACACACAACAAAGACAAAAGAAAGgcaaaccaaaaaaaagggaaaatacaaattaaCAATACAattaataattttatttttctataGCCCCGGACCTGTCATCTGACCCGGAGGTAGCAAATGGTTCAGCATACCGTAAAATAAACTCTATTTTTCCTTAATTTTACGAACAGTAAGAATTAGCAAAATTCACGTCTCCTTTTCACGGTctcaatattatcaatttATGGTGTACAGATGTATATGGGGTTGATAGAGCGATCTGCAGATGTAATtcgaagaagaaatgaataaatatgACATCAAGTTGTAACATTTCTGAGGTTGAATATTCAATGTGAGGTAAGCTTCTTAGAATTTGATATTTAGGATACACTCTACTGAGTAATATGGGGCAAATTGATATAACTGTATCCGAAGATTTGGAGTCCGCTCGCCAAAGTTTGGAgctttatcaaaaataCTCATCTTTAGCTGGTAAAACGTCTAATTCAAAGCTTTTCACGttatcatatatttttggattAAATGCTGTTCAACAATTGATgagaatatataaaaatttgaagaatgaGAAATCCAAGAAAGAATGCAATACCAAAGCAGGGGAGATTATAACTTTATTAGAGGATGCCAAGAACaaacaattgaaaagaatagaaaaaggCAGCAGGTATCAAAGcataagaaaaatcaaatcaaGAGCAAACGATAAAGCATTTATGGAAGTCTTGGAAGATGATAACAAAGCCCGGCTCTTTTTGAATAGATGGTGCACAGATCAACTAGATAAAGTCGAAGCGATTATAAAAGGTGGATTTGTTGATTTAAGCACTGTGGACATGCTACTTAATATTTGCACAGCACTACAGGCCAGCATAGACATGTATCCAGTTGAATTGGATAACAAAGAACATAGTGAGcacgaaaaagaagaattagAAGAGATAGAAAAGGATTCTGAATTGTATGAACAGAAGCTCAGCCAAGCAGAAGATGCTTTAAATAACAACAAGGGTTTACAGCATACCTCTGGGGTATCAACAAGGAAAGCAGAGGACCTTACACGAGATCAactagaagaaaaaattaagtgGTGTAAATTTTGCATTTCCAGAATTTGCAGCAACACGAAAGCCGGTAAGGATCCCAATGATGATCTGACTCTTATGATTGGTGCAAATGGGAAAGAACAACTAGAGATATCTGAAGAGGAGGTTAACCAAGTGATTGAATCTGTTTTAAACATGAGAGATGATGGAAATAACAATTCAGAGAacagtgatgatgattcggacaattattattatgaCTCAGATGAGGAAGAGTATGTGAAGAAAGGAGAGTTAAGTTCAAAATTTCCTAAACCACCGGTTGAGACTaaggataagaaagaatatgatattggagaaaaatcaaagttaGATACGAACATACAAcctaaaaatgaaatacaaAGAGAACCTCAAGCATCTATTGAAATCACTCCAGCCTCCATAGTAGCTTCAAAATCcgcaaagaaaaatagtCTTAAGAAGGAAAGTCCACCAGACTTGCAATCACTAGAAAAAGAGCTTGATAATAGCGGCTTGTTAGAGTCTGCAAAGAAATGTTGTAAATTTGCAGTGAGTGCAATTCAATATGAGGATGTGGACACTGCCTTGGACGAGCTTCAAGAAGCTATGAACCTATTGAAAAGCTACCAAGCTAAGATGGGGTGTGATAAGACTGAAAGAGATGGCAATTGATTATGTAAAGTTTTGTATTCCAGACAGTATTTATATAGAGGACTTATAGAGAACACCTGATGTTCTGTATTAGGAAGATCGTTGTAAAAAATTTagggatgaaaaaaaaaataaataaataaaaataaaaatagaggCGGCAGCGAAATATgggaaagagaaaaagtaaatataaaaatgcCATTGAGGTGCATGTAAAGGTTCAGATCCAAATAATAGTATTCGAGGAGTTAGAGGCGTTTTTTAGAAGTATAGACTGCATTTTTGCTAAAACTTAGATATCAGGGAATCCAGAATGACTGTCATTAAGGGTATGTTTGGATTGTGGTTATTTTTATAGTTTTTGACACATGTTGAAACTTCTGTTACTAACAATATTTATCTTTGCCCTCAACTAGTTAACGTTAGAAACGCGGGTAAATCATATCCAATCGATGTGGATTTAGAGTCTCCAGGTCTGGAATTCAAGAGAAAGATATATGAGGCAACAAATATTCCACCAGAGAGACAAAAGGTGCTTTTGAGAGGTGGAAAGCTTAAGGATGATTCTGATATGAAAACTTTCAACCTAAAGCCAAACCAGCCAATTATGGTGTTGGGAACTCCGCTTTCTCAGAAGCTAGAGAAACCGAAGGAGAAAATCCATTTTATGGAGGATCTGAGTGAAGGAGAGAGAAATTTCAATCCAAATGATACTCCATCAGGATTGGTCAATCTTGGAAATACGTGCTATCTAAACTCATCTCTTCAGACATTGTATGATATCAAGGAATTACGGGACGAGCTCAAAATAATGCAACCAAATTCTTTGGAGATTGGAACGCAGAAAGCATTGGTTGTTAATATGAAGGAATTgtttgaaaaaatgaacgacaagaagcagaaaatcaCTCCGTTGAACTTTCTTACATCGATGAGGTTGACGTTTCCACAATTCAGTGAGAAGAGTGAGCAGGGCTTCTACAAGCAGCAGGATGCGGAAGAGGCATATTCTGAAATTTTGAGTGTGATCTTGAATCGTTTCCCAAAGCTTAGATCGTATTTTGAGATTGGCATGAAGACAACTACAAAGTGCTTGGAAACTCACGAGGATGCCACAACGGGAATCGAGCAGGCTATGAAGCTCAGCTGCCACATTAATATCCATACGAACTTCTTGATGGATGGCCTTAAGTCAGATATGGAAGAGACAATCGAGAAAAGTAACGAGCAGCTCGGAAAGAACTGCAAGTACCAGATCAAGAGAAGTATCACGAGCTTACCAAAGTATTTGACAATTCATTTTGTGAGgttcttttggaaaagagagacgaagaagaagtCGAAGATTCTCAGAAAGGTGCAATTCCCATTCCAACTTGATGTGACCGATTTGCTAGACGAAAGTGTGAAGGAGGAGATGATAAAGGCAAGGGGCTCGATCTacaaagttgaaaaagagaatgaCGAGGAGAGGGTCACTTTCAAGAAGTCAAAACCTTCGGACACAATGACAACAAGAGATCAGTACACAAAGCAGAGGGAAGAGTTAGccaagttgaagaagaagtggcTTGATAATTACAACAAGGCACTTCCTGAGGGATTCAGTCAAGATTCTGGCAAGAACCCTTCGCCATTGTATGAGCTTTCTGCCATTATTGCACATCAAGGATCATCGGCCGATTCGGGACATTATCAGGCCTTTGTTAAGGATCCCGAAGATGTTGACGGTGAGAGATGGTACAAGTTCAATGATGATAAGGTGACTGTTGTgaacaaggaaaaaattcagaGCTTGGCTGGAGGATCAGAGGGTGATTCAGCCTTAATATTACTCTACAGAGCTGTTGGACTTCCATAACTCAACAAGTGCAATGAAGTATAcgagagaaagaagaaaaggggaaaaaaagagacatCTGCTTCTTGACATAGTTGCAGGAATAAGTAGgtaatatatttcatttatacACGGCCAGCTGAAGTATGATGTGCGGTTGCTTGTAAATTAAAGGAATGTAAAAAAGTGCGAGGTATTATTATAAAGccatttctttgaatctcACCATGAATCTTCACTAAGCTTGGAAACAGATGATTAGTGTAGTGTAACATTCCTCTGgacaataaatattaagCTTCAATTATAGAGAGCTGGCTGCTTGCTTAAACTTCTGAACCTCGTTCCAGCATGAAAGTGGCTTTGAACGATTTCCGTTAAAGCATTTAACCActtcattttctgcttgTTTGAGCTCATCAGATTTGGCCTTCTCGAAGTTGTTTAGAGCATGAAGTTTTGCACTCACTGTCTTTAACTTCTTATTTACTGATGCAGTAGATGCTGTTTTATCGTCACCACCAGTAAATAGCGATTTCTCAAGCGCATCGCCCAATTGAGCCCTctcatctttttccaaCTCCGCTAATCTTTTGTGaacttcttttctatatacTGCTTGGCATACTGCTGCCTCGTATAGTTTGATTCATTTGAGTTATCAAGCTCTGATAAGAGTGTAGCACTAAACTCTACTGGTGTCTTCGGATAGAACGTTTTCACTTTTTGTTCCTGGCTCATTTTCAGATTTTTATTACGGCCAATTATATTCCGGTTGCTGTCAAACAGGATATCCTAAATTCCTCTAACTGGCCTAAGTAGACTAAACGTTGgcaatatttttgattggAACCGGTATAAAAATCAGATAAAAACGTAAGCACAGCTGAATGTGTAGGGATGCACGGCCCACTTGCTTCCTTaattaaaaattatatatataattcaACTATTTGGCAACCATCCGCATTAAACAGCATAGACCTGGAAGCGCGCGAAAAGAGtgagaaaattaaaatgaaTGCATCTGATTATCCCGATAAACTGGGAGAAACACCAATTCCTTCCCGCAAACTGCCTCGGGTAGGAACTGCTCATTTGTCAGCttttaatgctttttgcatttttaaGGATTTGCCACTGGCACAACGTTTAGGTCTTTAGCATACATATAAAGGAGAGCTAAatttttgagaaaaaagaagactgGCAATATTGACATTATCTGAAAAGGGGAAATTCGACATGACTGTAAGTTGCGACATTTTATTGTTGGTGCTCTTCTTGTATGATCACCTTTGACATTaacattcaaaagaaaaaaggtgaaagcagaattttttttctcagaATACTAACATATCTTTTACACGCAGGACTCAAAAATGCAGGTGGACTCGAAACCAATTGATGAGGGCCTATACTCACGTCAATTGTATGTCTTGGGTAAAGAAGCCATGCTGAAGATGGCAAAGTCCAAGGTTCTTATCATTGGACTCAAAGGTTTGGGTATCGAGATTGCCAAAAACGTTGCCCTAGCTGGTGTGAAGGCATTGGATATATATGATCCTACAAAAGTCACACTTCAGGATCTCTCATCACAGTTTTTCCTTAGAGAGTCTGATGTTGGCAAAAGTAGAGCGGAGGCCTCATTTCCTCGTCTTGCAGAGCTTAACAGCTACGTTCCAGTGAATGTGATCCACAAATTGGATGAAAGCATCATTGCCCAGTACCAGGTGATTGCTGTTACGGAAGCAACTCTTGCCGAACAGTTGCAAATAAACGATGTGACCCATGTAAAGGGAATCCGCTTCATATCGGCTGATGTGCGCGGACTTTTTGGCCAGAcatttgttgattttggTGAGTCATTCACAGTTTATGACAAGGACGGTGAGGATCCAAAAACAGGCCTTATATCTGATATTGAAACTGACGGTACTGTTACCACTTTGAATGCAACCAGGCACAATCTTGAGGATGGCGATTATGTGAAATTCACGGAAGTCGAAGGTATTCCAAAGTTAAATGACGGCTCAGTTCACAAAGTTTCCATTCTTGGTCCATTTGCGTTCAAGATAAAGGATTTCGACTCATCATGGGGTAAGTATGTTCGTGCGGGAACCTTCACACAGGTCAAGGTTCCTTTCAAGATACACTTTGACCCACTTTCAAAGCAGATCGAACACCCGGAGTTTGTCATTTCGGATTTCGCCAAGTTCGACAGACCCCAACAGATCCATTTTGGCTTCTTGGCACTTCACAAATTCCAGGAGTTGCACAATGGCGAACTTCCACGTCCTCACAACGAGCAGGATGCTTGTGAGCTGGTCAAGTTGACAGAGGAGTTGTCTAAGCAGGCTGGTGCAGAAATTGAGATCAAGGAAGACCTCATCAGGAAGTTATCATACGGCTCACGGGGAGACTTACCACCAATGAATGCATTTTTCGGTGGTCTAGTGGCCCAGGAGGTGTTGAAGGCATGCTCTGGAAAGTTTGGCCCTATCAAGCAGTGGCTGTACTTTGACTCTCTTGAATCTTTGCCAGAATCCAAGTTGTATCCTAGAACAGAGGAGACGTGTAAGCCTCTCAATACGAGATACGACAACCAGATAGCAGTCTTTGGTGTTGACTTTCAGAGGAAAGTTGCCAATCTAAAGGTGTTTTTGGTTGGATCAGGAGCAATTGGCTGTGAGATGCTCAAAAACTGGGCTTTAATGGGCTTGGGATCTGGTCCAGACGGACAGGTTTTCATTACCGATAACGATTCCATCGAGAAATCCAACTTGAACCGCCAGTTTTTGTTCAGACCAAAGGATGTGGGAAGCAACAAATCAGAGGTCGCAGCTAAGGCTGTTATTGCGATGAATTCCGATTTGAATGGCCATATTGATACAAGAACCGACAAGGTGTCACAGGAAACTGAAGAGATCTTCAATGACCAATTCTGGCAAAACTTGGACTTTGTTACCAACGCTTTGGACAATGTTGAGGCCAGATCGTATGTGGATAGGAGGtgcatctttttcaagaagccACTTCTCGAGTCAGGTACTCTTGGTACAAAGGGTAACACCCAGGTTATCATCCCAATGCTTACGGAGTCATACTCCTCATCCAGGGATCCCCCAGAAAAGTCCATTCCATTGTGTACCTTGAGATCATTCCCAAACAAAATTGACCACACTATTGCCTGGGCAAAATCCTTGTTTGAAGGTTACTTCCACGAGGCACCAGAGAATGTGAACCAGTACTTGACACAGCCAAACTTTGTGCAGACAGTGCTCAAACAGAGTGGAGATGTGAAGACCATCTTACAGACAATAAACGACTACTTGACTAAGGAGAGGCCTTACACATTTGATGACTGCATTAGGTGGGCCAGACGCCAGTTCGAGCAGAAATACTCGTATGACATCAAGCAGCTTTTGTACAATTTCCCTAAAGATGCGGTGAACTCGAAGGGCGAGAGATTCTGGTCTCCCCCTAAGAGAGCACCAACACCTTTGGTGTTTGATATTGATAACGAGGATCACTTGCATTTCGTTTCTGGTGCCGCAAACCTCCTTGCCTTCATTTATGGCTTGAAAGGTGAGACTGGCGAGCCTGATGTCAGGCATTACGGCTCTGTCATAGACAAAATGGAAATTCCAGCATTTACCCCAAAGACAAACGTGCAAATTCAGGTTAACGACAACGATCCGGACCCAGCAGATGCTGTTGCCAGGGATCAGAATGAGTTAGAAAGACTTGCTTCAAGCTTACCAACACCTTCCTCACTTGCTGGCTACAGATTGAACCCTGTTGAATTTgagaaggatgatgatacaAACCATCATATTGAGTTTATTACTGCGGCTTCCAACTGCAGAGCTCTAAACTATGATATTTCGCCGGCTGATAGATCGAAGACGAAATTCATTGCCGGCCACATTATTCCAGCCATCGCCACTACTACAGCTTTGGTGACCGGACTTGTCTGCTTGGAGCTTTTCAAGGTTGCAGACGGAAAGAGAGATCTTGAGAAGTATAAAAACGGTTTTATCAATTTGGCActtccatttttggatttcaGTGAGCCTGTCTCCTCTCCAAAGGGTAAGTACAATGACAAGCAGTTTGATAAGATCTGGGATAGATTTGATGTTCAAGGTGACATTACATTGAAGCAGCTTTTGGATACATTTAAGGAAAAGGAGGGTCTCGACATTACGATGATTGCTTATGATGTTTCCTTATTGTACGCATCGTTCCATCCCCCAAAGAAGATCAAGGAGCGTCTTCCGATGTCTATCACGGAGCTAATTGAGACCGTGAGTAAGAAGCCTGTTCCATCTGATAAGAAAACGCTTGTTCTAGAGATATGCTGTGAGGAtaagaatgaagaagacGTTGATGTTCCATTTGTCTGTGTTCATCTATGATTCACCTTTTATTAAGTAAAATTATCttacttttatttctaATAAATGTCCCAAATAACGTgaatgaaattttcaagatatATATACCCTATAAGAGGCAAAAAACTAAGCGCCTGATAAAAACTTGTAGAAGattccttttttgtttattaaACAATCGTATGAGCCAGTTTCAGCCAACTGTCCATCTTTGATCATGCATATGTTATCGGCGATCTTCATCATATCCTTCATATGCGTAACTGCAATAATTGTCatgtttattttcaacCGTGAAAGCAATTTCAGTACCACTTCCGTGTTGTATGGATCAAGCGCAGAAGTGCATTCGTCTAGAAACATGATTCTTGCTGGTCGAAGCAATGCCCTTGCAATACACAATCTCTGAGCTTGTCCACCTGAAATGAGCATGTCTTTATCATCGGAACCGACATTTGTGTCTAATCCGCTAGGTAAAGACCTGACAAAATTTTCCATATTCACTTTCTTGAGACATCCATAAATGTCTGCATTGGTTATGGTGGATGCAACTGGATTTCCATAGACTAAATTCTCCTTTATCGATGCATCCACAAAGTATGACTTCTGCGGAACAACAGAAATACTGTTCTTTAAGTGACTTAACTTAATCGTACTTTCATTATATCCACTAATGCTTATCTCTCCGCTATTTGGTGCATAAAATCTCTGTAAAAGT
The sequence above is a segment of the Brettanomyces bruxellensis chromosome 6, complete sequence genome. Coding sequences within it:
- the UBA1 gene encoding E1 ubiquitin-activating protein (BUSCO:EOG09260ERO); this encodes MQVDSKPIDEGLYSRQLYVLGKEAMLKMAKSKVLIIGLKGLGIEIAKNVALAGVKALDIYDPTKVTLQDLSSQFFLRESDVGKSRAEASFPRLAELNSYVPVNVIHKLDESIIAQYQVIAVTEATLAEQLQINDVTHVKGIRFISADVRGLFGQTFVDFGESFTVYDKDGEDPKTGLISDIETDGTVTTLNATRHNLEDGDYVKFTEVEGIPKLNDGSVHKVSILGPFAFKIKDFDSSWGKYVRAGTFTQVKVPFKIHFDPLSKQIEHPEFVISDFAKFDRPQQIHFGFLALHKFQELHNGELPRPHNEQDACELVKLTEELSKQAGAEIEIKEDLIRKLSYGSRGDLPPMNAFFGGLVAQEVLKACSGKFGPIKQWLYFDSLESLPESKLYPRTEETCKPLNTRYDNQIAVFGVDFQRKVANLKVFLVGSGAIGCEMLKNWALMGLGSGPDGQVFITDNDSIEKSNLNRQFLFRPKDVGSNKSEVAAKAVIAMNSDLNGHIDTRTDKVSQETEEIFNDQFWQNLDFVTNALDNVEARSYVDRRCIFFKKPLLESGTLGTKGNTQVIIPMLTESYSSSRDPPEKSIPLCTLRSFPNKIDHTIAWAKSLFEGYFHEAPENVNQYLTQPNFVQTVLKQSGDVKTILQTINDYLTKERPYTFDDCIRWARRQFEQKYSYDIKQLLYNFPKDAVNSKGERFWSPPKRAPTPLVFDIDNEDHLHFVSGAANLLAFIYGLKGETGEPDVRHYGSVIDKMEIPAFTPKTNVQIQVNDNDPDPADAVARDQNELERLASSLPTPSSLAGYRLNPVEFEKDDDTNHHIEFITAASNCRALNYDISPADRSKTKFIAGHIIPAIATTTALVTGLVCLELFKVADGKRDLEKYKNGFINLALPFLDFSEPVSSPKGKYNDKQFDKIWDRFDVQGDITLKQLLDTFKEKEGLDITMIAYDVSLLYASFHPPKKIKERLPMSITELIETVSKKPVPSDKKTLVLEICCEDKNEEDVDVPFVCVHL
- a CDS encoding uncharacterized protein (BUSCO:EOG09264OBO), whose product is MSQEQKVKTFYPKTPVEFSATLLSELDNSNESNYTRQQYAKQLAELEKDERAQLGDALEKSLFTGGDDKTASTASVNKKLKTVSAKLHALNNFEKAKSDELKQAENEVVKCFNGNRSKPLSCWNEVQKFKQAASSL
- a CDS encoding uncharacterized protein (MEROPS:MER0001882~BUSCO:EOG09263BGW) is translated as MTVIKVNVRNAGKSYPIDVDLESPGLEFKRKIYEATNIPPERQKVLLRGGKLKDDSDMKTFNLKPNQPIMVLGTPLSQKLEKPKEKIHFMEDLSEGERNFNPNDTPSGLVNLGNTCYLNSSLQTLYDIKELRDELKIMQPNSLEIGTQKALVVNMKELFEKMNDKKQKITPLNFLTSMRLTFPQFSEKSEQGFYKQQDAEEAYSEILSVILNRFPKLRSYFEIGMKTTTKCLETHEDATTGIEQAMKLSCHINIHTNFLMDGLKSDMEETIEKSNEQLGKNCKYQIKRSITSLPKYLTIHFVRFFWKRETKKKSKILRKVQFPFQLDVTDLLDESVKEEMIKARGSIYKVEKENDEERVTFKKSKPSDTMTTRDQYTKQREELAKLKKKWLDNYNKALPEGFSQDSGKNPSPLYELSAIIAHQGSSADSGHYQAFVKDPEDVDGERWYKFNDDKVTVVNKEKIQSLAGGSEGDSALILLYRAVGLP